One window from the genome of Haloprofundus halobius encodes:
- the hemC gene encoding hydroxymethylbilane synthase yields the protein MSIHGTLRLATRGSDLALRQAASVQEALAGRRRDVELVEVETRGDQIQDGLIHRLGKTGAFVRALDEKILSGEVDAAVHSMKDMPTEQPEELLVAGVPERAPAGDILVTPDGRELDDLPEGATVGTSSLRRQAQLLNARPDLTVEPLRGNVDTRVEKLLAPTLQKEHEQRVEADKDRKGNIGDDDYEPEYDERPEEWFEGLSELQRNALGRDVATEYDAIVLAEAGVKRSGLDHHVEYVRLRREQFVPSPGQGAIAVTSVDGDAADAIHKAIDHPRTRVETTVERTVLSELGGGCVAPIGVFALVQGRHVNTRVQVLGRDGEQTVESTRDLPVETHADAAAEFAADLRDRGAAALIEEAKRDADEAATDEREAREDPADE from the coding sequence ATGAGCATACACGGGACGCTTCGCCTCGCGACGCGGGGATCGGACCTCGCGCTGCGACAGGCCGCGAGCGTACAGGAGGCGCTCGCCGGGCGACGCCGCGACGTGGAACTGGTCGAAGTCGAGACCCGGGGCGACCAGATTCAGGACGGACTCATCCACCGCCTCGGCAAGACCGGGGCGTTCGTCCGCGCACTCGACGAGAAGATTCTCTCCGGAGAAGTCGACGCCGCGGTTCACTCGATGAAGGACATGCCGACCGAACAGCCCGAGGAGTTGCTCGTCGCCGGGGTTCCGGAGCGCGCCCCCGCGGGCGACATCCTGGTGACACCCGACGGCCGTGAACTCGACGACCTGCCCGAAGGAGCGACGGTCGGCACCTCGTCGCTCCGACGGCAGGCGCAACTGCTCAACGCCCGGCCCGACCTGACGGTCGAACCGCTCCGCGGCAACGTCGACACGCGCGTCGAGAAACTGCTCGCGCCGACGCTGCAGAAGGAACACGAACAGCGCGTCGAGGCCGACAAGGACCGGAAAGGAAACATCGGAGACGACGACTACGAACCCGAGTACGACGAGCGACCCGAGGAGTGGTTCGAGGGCCTGAGCGAACTCCAGCGCAACGCGCTCGGCCGCGACGTCGCCACCGAGTACGACGCCATCGTGCTCGCCGAGGCGGGGGTGAAGCGCAGCGGCCTCGACCACCACGTCGAGTACGTCCGCCTCCGGCGCGAGCAGTTCGTCCCCTCGCCCGGACAGGGCGCTATCGCGGTGACGAGCGTCGACGGCGACGCCGCCGACGCCATCCACAAAGCCATCGACCACCCGCGAACGCGCGTCGAGACGACCGTCGAGCGGACGGTTCTCTCGGAACTCGGCGGCGGCTGCGTCGCCCCCATCGGTGTCTTCGCGCTCGTTCAGGGTCGCCACGTCAACACGCGCGTGCAGGTGCTCGGCCGCGACGGCGAACAGACGGTCGAATCGACCCGTGACCTGCCGGTCGAGACGCACGCCGACGCCGCCGCGGAGTTCGCCGCGGACCTCAGAGACCGCGGCGCGGCCGCCCTCATCGAGGAAGCGAAGCGCGACGCCGACGAGGCGGCCACCGACGAAAGAGAAGCACGGGAGGACCCGGCGGACGAATGA
- the cobA gene encoding uroporphyrinogen-III C-methyltransferase, with translation MSDTSGATEAESGGTVGTVYLVGSGPGDPDLLTVKARHLLDEADVVLHDKLPGSEILDQIPEEKREDVGKRAGGEWTPQEYTNKRLVELAREGKRVVRLKGGDPFVFGRGGEEAEHLASEEVPFEVVPGITSAIGGPAVAGIPVTHRDHASSVSFVTGHEDPTKEESAVNWEALAATGGTIVVLMGVGKLPDYTKALRDAGMDPHTPVALVERATWPDMRVATGTLETVVDVCDAAGIEPPAITVVGDVAGTRERVLQFLRNGSESEFGTEAER, from the coding sequence ATGAGCGACACGAGTGGAGCGACCGAGGCGGAATCGGGTGGGACCGTCGGAACGGTCTACCTCGTCGGCAGCGGGCCTGGCGACCCCGACCTGCTGACGGTGAAAGCGCGACACCTGCTCGACGAAGCGGACGTGGTACTGCACGACAAACTTCCGGGGTCGGAGATACTCGACCAGATTCCGGAAGAAAAGCGCGAGGACGTGGGCAAGCGCGCCGGCGGCGAGTGGACGCCGCAGGAGTACACGAACAAGCGCCTCGTCGAACTCGCCCGCGAGGGGAAGCGTGTCGTGCGCCTGAAAGGCGGCGACCCGTTCGTCTTCGGTCGCGGCGGCGAGGAGGCCGAGCATCTGGCGAGCGAGGAGGTTCCCTTCGAGGTCGTTCCCGGTATCACCTCGGCAATCGGCGGTCCGGCCGTCGCTGGAATTCCCGTGACGCACCGCGACCACGCCTCCTCGGTCTCCTTCGTGACCGGTCACGAGGACCCCACCAAGGAGGAGTCGGCGGTGAACTGGGAGGCGCTGGCCGCGACGGGCGGCACCATCGTCGTGCTGATGGGCGTCGGCAAACTGCCCGACTACACGAAAGCGCTCCGTGACGCCGGGATGGACCCCCACACCCCCGTCGCGCTCGTCGAGCGCGCGACGTGGCCCGACATGCGCGTCGCCACCGGAACGCTCGAAACAGTCGTCGACGTGTGCGACGCGGCGGGTATCGAACCGCCCGCCATCACCGTCGTCGGCGACGTCGCCGGAACGCGAGAACGGGTACTGCAGTTCCTGCGAAACGGATCCGAGTCAGAGTTCGGGACGGAGGCGGAACGATGA
- a CDS encoding uroporphyrinogen-III synthase: MSQKVRVAVFRPDDERLRDAVSLLDSLGATPVPDPMLAVEPTGERPRDDADYAILTSKTGVELVADAGWRPGETKLCAIGDSTAAVMRDHGYSVDVVPDEFSSTGLVGTLRDRVPGARVEVARSDHGSPVLTDGLEAAGSYVHETILYELVRPPESGTSAEMAAAGDLEAALFTSSLTVEHFLDAAAERGLRDEAVTGLNDAVVGAIGEPTRETAEARGIAVDVVPDAADFEQLACAAVEAAAPTYHE; this comes from the coding sequence ATGAGCCAGAAGGTCCGCGTCGCCGTCTTCCGCCCGGACGACGAGCGACTCCGAGACGCCGTTTCGCTTCTCGACTCGCTCGGGGCGACGCCCGTTCCCGACCCGATGCTCGCCGTCGAACCGACCGGGGAGAGACCGAGAGACGACGCCGACTACGCCATCCTGACGAGCAAGACCGGGGTCGAACTCGTCGCCGACGCGGGGTGGAGACCCGGCGAGACGAAGCTCTGTGCCATCGGCGACAGCACCGCCGCGGTGATGCGCGACCACGGCTACAGCGTTGACGTGGTTCCCGACGAGTTCTCGTCGACCGGCCTCGTCGGGACGCTCCGCGATCGTGTCCCGGGCGCGCGCGTCGAAGTCGCTCGCAGCGACCACGGGTCACCTGTGCTGACCGACGGACTCGAAGCAGCCGGAAGCTACGTCCACGAGACGATTCTGTACGAACTCGTGCGACCGCCCGAATCGGGAACGTCGGCCGAGATGGCCGCGGCGGGCGACCTTGAGGCGGCGCTCTTCACCTCGTCGTTGACGGTCGAGCACTTCCTCGACGCGGCCGCCGAGCGTGGCCTTCGAGACGAGGCCGTCACCGGATTGAACGACGCCGTCGTCGGCGCTATCGGGGAGCCGACGCGCGAGACGGCCGAAGCCCGGGGTATCGCCGTCGACGTGGTTCCCGACGCCGCCGACTTCGAGCAGCTGGCGTGTGCCGCCGTCGAAGCCGCCGCGCCGACGTACCACGAATAG
- a CDS encoding universal stress protein: MPDGPRILVPLRVLEGESLATGLATFLAPASVVVLGYYVVPEQTPPGQARMEFEELGQSKLDEVTDLFADDVETRLVFTRGEAQTIDRVADELDCEAYLIANPAPTVERVLVPLHPDVDIDHVARVVAPLVAGRDVEVTLFRAVSEDTDSSAEAAAEDPLVADARATLLDGGVSSDRISAAVVATDDPISDTADVAADHDAVVMGERTPSLRSFVFGEESDRVADRSLGPVVVVRREKMERGETT, translated from the coding sequence ATGCCCGACGGACCCCGGATTCTGGTCCCACTCCGCGTCCTCGAGGGCGAGTCGCTGGCGACGGGTCTCGCCACGTTTCTCGCCCCGGCGTCGGTCGTCGTCCTCGGCTACTACGTCGTCCCCGAACAGACGCCGCCGGGACAGGCACGCATGGAGTTCGAGGAACTCGGGCAGTCGAAACTCGACGAAGTGACCGACCTCTTCGCCGACGACGTGGAGACGCGACTGGTGTTCACTCGCGGCGAAGCGCAGACAATCGACCGAGTCGCCGACGAACTCGACTGCGAGGCGTATCTCATCGCCAACCCTGCACCCACCGTCGAGCGAGTGCTCGTCCCGCTTCACCCCGACGTCGACATAGACCACGTCGCTCGTGTCGTCGCTCCGCTCGTCGCCGGGCGTGACGTCGAGGTGACGTTGTTCCGTGCGGTTTCCGAGGACACGGATTCGTCGGCCGAAGCCGCCGCCGAGGACCCGCTCGTCGCCGACGCGAGAGCGACGCTGCTCGACGGCGGTGTCTCTTCGGACCGGATTTCCGCGGCGGTCGTCGCCACCGACGACCCGATCTCGGATACCGCGGACGTCGCCGCCGACCACGATGCGGTGGTGATGGGCGAACGCACGCCGTCGCTCCGGTCGTTCGTCTTCGGCGAGGAGAGCGACCGCGTCGCTGACCGCTCGCTCGGTCCGGTCGTCGTCGTACGCCGCGAGAAGATGGAGAGAGGCGAGACGACGTAA
- a CDS encoding NAD-dependent epimerase/dehydratase family protein translates to MDVLIVGGTGLISTGITRQLVAAGHDVTLYNRGETDAGIPDGVSVIRGDRTEYERFEEQLGDRAFNAVVDMVCFTPEDAESAVRAFRGSVDRYIFCSTIDVYSRPVARMPLTEETPRHPPTSDYGREKAAAEDVFFEAYEESGFPAIVLRPWHTYGEGGRLIHSLGDRPSYIDRVRAGKPIVVHGDGTSIWAPCHRDDVARSFVAAVEAKGSVVEGEAYHITAEEHLTWNEYHRGVAAALGAPDPELVHIPSDVLFELAPDRTQGLRDHFQYSTVFDNSKAKRELGHEQTIGWEEGVRRTVDWLDENGEIESWETDPIPDSVVDVWRVVCDRFVSGFASTDATDS, encoded by the coding sequence ATGGACGTGCTCATCGTCGGCGGCACCGGCCTCATCAGTACCGGAATCACCCGTCAACTCGTCGCCGCCGGTCACGACGTGACGCTGTACAACCGCGGCGAGACCGACGCCGGGATTCCCGACGGCGTCTCCGTGATTCGCGGCGACCGCACGGAGTACGAGCGCTTCGAGGAGCAACTCGGCGACCGAGCGTTCAACGCCGTCGTCGATATGGTCTGTTTCACGCCGGAAGACGCCGAGAGCGCGGTTCGAGCGTTTCGAGGGTCGGTCGACCGCTACATCTTCTGTTCGACCATCGACGTGTACTCCCGTCCGGTGGCGCGGATGCCGCTGACTGAGGAGACGCCGCGGCACCCGCCGACGAGCGACTACGGAAGAGAGAAAGCCGCCGCAGAGGACGTGTTCTTCGAAGCCTACGAGGAATCGGGCTTTCCGGCTATCGTTCTCCGCCCGTGGCACACCTACGGCGAGGGCGGGAGGCTCATCCACTCGCTCGGCGACCGACCGAGCTACATCGACCGCGTCCGCGCGGGCAAACCCATCGTCGTCCACGGCGACGGCACCTCCATCTGGGCTCCCTGTCACCGCGACGACGTGGCGCGGAGCTTCGTCGCTGCAGTGGAAGCGAAGGGGTCCGTCGTCGAGGGCGAGGCGTACCACATCACCGCCGAGGAACATCTGACGTGGAACGAGTATCATCGAGGTGTCGCCGCAGCGCTCGGCGCGCCCGACCCCGAGTTGGTCCATATCCCGTCGGACGTTCTCTTCGAACTCGCGCCCGACCGAACGCAGGGACTCAGAGACCACTTCCAGTACAGCACGGTTTTCGACAACAGCAAGGCGAAACGCGAGTTGGGCCACGAACAGACTATCGGGTGGGAAGAAGGGGTGAGGCGGACCGTCGATTGGTTGGACGAGAACGGGGAGATAGAGTCGTGGGAGACGGACCCGATACCCGATAGCGTCGTCGACGTCTGGCGAGTGGTCTGCGATCGATTCGTCTCAGGGTTCGCGTCGACTGATGCGACCGACAGCTAG
- a CDS encoding APC family permease: MSIADDVGEADKTVPTEAEAVETTAETTVYEERVELERTIGLTGALAIGIGTMIGAGIFVFPGLAAGRAGPAAAASFAIGAVVALAVALPTAELATAMPRSGGGYFFISRGLGSGFGTVVGTSLWLGLVFASAFYLVGFGSYAAAVLAEAGISLGGGLVTPLSLLFGVVLTGLSVTGTENAAKLQNAVVGLLLTILVTFLGYGSLSALGLIGSRAVPETFAPFGTAPILTTTALVFTSYLGFAQVATVAGEIKEPGRNLPLAMVGSVLVVGLLYVTTIFVSTSAFGSERLAGFGQTAVVEVARSFFGVAGAVAILFAGLLATFSSANASILSSSRAVYALSRDRLVPRWFGRLNLRYGTPHVALVAAGGPVLVLVAVGQVEVLAEVASFLHLVMYSLMCVALLVLRRSPPKWYDPSFRTPGYPVTPAVGALASFGLIFFMRPLSQIVGVLVMVASGGWYLYYARDVRLKGVF; the protein is encoded by the coding sequence ATGTCAATCGCAGACGATGTCGGAGAGGCGGACAAGACCGTCCCCACCGAGGCGGAGGCCGTAGAGACCACCGCCGAGACGACGGTGTACGAAGAGCGCGTCGAACTGGAACGTACCATAGGACTCACAGGTGCGCTCGCCATCGGCATCGGGACGATGATCGGCGCAGGCATCTTCGTCTTTCCCGGCCTCGCTGCCGGACGCGCCGGTCCCGCTGCCGCGGCGTCGTTCGCTATCGGCGCAGTCGTCGCACTCGCGGTGGCGTTGCCGACCGCGGAGTTGGCGACGGCGATGCCGAGAAGCGGCGGCGGCTACTTCTTCATCTCGCGCGGTCTCGGGTCGGGGTTCGGGACCGTCGTCGGAACGAGTCTGTGGCTCGGCCTCGTCTTCGCCTCGGCGTTCTACCTCGTCGGCTTCGGCAGCTATGCCGCCGCGGTGCTCGCTGAAGCCGGAATCTCGCTCGGCGGCGGTCTCGTGACGCCGCTCAGTCTCCTCTTCGGCGTCGTTCTGACGGGGTTGAGCGTCACGGGGACCGAAAACGCGGCCAAACTCCAGAACGCCGTCGTCGGTCTTCTACTCACTATTCTCGTCACGTTCCTCGGCTACGGCTCGCTCTCGGCGCTCGGTCTCATCGGCAGTCGGGCCGTCCCCGAGACGTTCGCCCCGTTCGGCACCGCCCCGATTCTGACGACGACGGCACTCGTCTTCACCTCGTATCTCGGCTTCGCACAAGTGGCGACCGTCGCCGGAGAGATCAAAGAACCGGGTCGAAATCTCCCGCTCGCGATGGTGGGGTCGGTGCTCGTCGTCGGTCTCCTCTACGTGACGACCATCTTCGTCTCGACGAGCGCTTTCGGCAGCGAGCGACTCGCAGGGTTCGGACAGACGGCTGTCGTCGAGGTCGCCCGTTCCTTTTTCGGCGTCGCGGGGGCCGTCGCTATCCTCTTCGCTGGGTTACTCGCCACCTTCTCGAGCGCGAATGCGTCGATACTGAGTTCCTCGCGCGCCGTCTACGCGCTCAGCCGCGACCGACTCGTCCCACGGTGGTTCGGCCGACTGAACCTCCGGTACGGCACCCCGCACGTCGCGCTGGTCGCCGCCGGTGGACCGGTGCTCGTGCTCGTCGCCGTCGGCCAAGTCGAGGTGCTCGCGGAGGTCGCGTCGTTTCTCCACCTCGTGATGTACTCTTTGATGTGCGTCGCACTGCTCGTGCTTCGACGCTCGCCGCCGAAGTGGTACGACCCGTCGTTTCGGACTCCGGGTTATCCGGTGACGCCCGCCGTCGGCGCGCTGGCGAGTTTCGGGCTCATCTTCTTCATGCGCCCGCTCTCGCAGATCGTCGGGGTGCTCGTCATGGTCGCCTCCGGCGGCTGGTACCTCTACTACGCACGCGACGTTCGACTCAAGGGGGTGTTCTGA